The Sesamum indicum cultivar Zhongzhi No. 13 linkage group LG9, S_indicum_v1.0, whole genome shotgun sequence genome segment TCATGAAGACAAACTGAACTgcagaaataatttattcctcAAGGATAACGAGGAACTGATTGACTATACATCAAAATACCGCCTAATAAGCTACAAAAAAACCAATGGCCTTCAGAAGCCAAACAATTAGATAAATATCTCATTGGAGGTAATGGAGGAGGGTTCATTTTAAAGAGTCGGtcaaagagagagaaaacaaacaaaatcatcGTTTCCTCTTCATATGAACAAAACATCAATTCTGTTAAGTTAAACTAAAGCTGAGAGATGCTGGATTCACAAACAAGTAACGATGTTAAAGCAGTAAAATCAGTAGGTGGCAGGTCAAAGACAGGAAAAGTTGTTACCGTTGAATTGCTGCTTCCTTCTAGATTTATGTAAAGGTCACAATTTATAATCGTCTGATTTGTTGGAACCCTCCTGCGCTTGTTGCGAGATGACCTTTCCTCTGTAATAATTATGAAGCACATCAGCAAGCAATTTCCAGAATGtagaaacaaagagaaaatgagtccatcaaccaacaaaaatatatcagAAATAATGAGGCttaaagaagaacaaaaactTCACTTTTCAATATTGTTGACCAAAGGGTTCTTCAAATAGGGGGAAGGTATTAGTATTCAACCAtaaacacaaaacaaattaCAGCAGTTTTTCTGATGATATCCATGAATATGATTACATAACCTCATGCATCAGTACAGACAGCCAGCACATtcacaaaattcatttttcttcatttatctaggaatataatatcacaaaatNNNNNNNNNNNNNNNNNNNNNNNNNNNNNNNNNNNNNNNNNNNNNNNNNNNNNNNNNNNNNNNNNNNNNNNNNNNNNNNNNNNNNNNNNNNNNNNNNNNNNNNNNNNNNNNNNNNNNNNNNNNNNNNNNNNNNNNNNNNNNNNNNNNNNNNNNNNNNNNNNNNNNNNNNNNNNNNNNNNNNNNNNNNNNNNNNNNNNNNNNNNNNNNNNNNNNNNNNNNNNNNNNNNNNNNNNNNNNNNNNNNNNNNNNNNNNNNNNNNNNATAATTCTCCATTATTCAGTGATCTATCTGAAGCAAAACTTAAGCAACCATGTGCACCATTGTTGATCAAGCACCTCACTATGTAATGCACCAACCACCTTCGACATAATCTTTGGTTCACAACACGCAACAAATGGACTCATTGTTTAGAAggggtggatttcaagatataGCAGGAACAGATGCACAAAAGTTAGCTATTAGGAAGATATTGTGAAAGATATCCTTGGCAGGACAAGACAAGCAACATAAATCAGTAAGCACTTACCAGATTCAACATCAACCACAACTGTACGTCCACGATTCCTTCTGGAATTGTTTTTGGCCTGAAGGAAAAATGTTCCATAGAAAGATTacataactaatttaaaaagaaaactgaaCTTGAAGTAGTAggggaagaagaacaaagagatgATAAATCGATTGATGTACTTCTGCAAATGCCCTTGGTGAAGAAATaacaacatcatcatcaaatgCCTCCAGATCAATTGGTGGAGGCACTGCAGTGTCTCCTTCTTGAGCTGCTTGCATGTCCTGTGACCTAGTACGACTAGAAGGCCCCTCCTGATCCCGACTTTCACATGGCGGCACAGCATTGAGATCAACATCTAACATTCGTTTCCTACTTCTAGCCCTTGTATACCTCCGAATCTGGTCCTGGCTGCTCATGATATAAAAGATTGCAAGTGCTTAAATCTCCTGAGGATCATCcatgaaaaaacaaacttcagTCAAGCTGATAGACATTCCATAAAATCTCAAATCtggataaagaaaagaaaaaaatgatagttGAGAAATGAATCGATCCAGCTAATTGAATATGTTAATCTCAAGGGGAGAAGGGGCTAAAGGAGCCTATAGAGAAATAAGATATGTATACTTGGCATCATTAGCTTTCTTGGGTCAAACTGAATATCTTTAAATCAATGGGATCTCATTCAGGTTGCTTTCAGGAAAAAGGAAtgcatgaaataaaattttcacccCTTTTATTAAGATGGATCAGTGTGACACAGTGATCAAAACAAACTAGAAAATTGACAAAAGAGAGCAGCTAAATTGTACAGGTTAAAAGGAGAATTGtatgttcaacatggattgttcaaatattttctgagTTTTTTAGAACTTTGACTGGCACTAATTTTGTCTtgaaagataaatatatgCCAAATGCAAGTTCTCTGAGATTGGAATCAGAGGCACGAGGATATGGTTctctttttcctaaataatgACGCCAATATGAAAAGGGAGATATATGACTCGTTTCTTTAacattgtaaattttcaatgttAACATAGTTTGTTAttgataaattcaaaatgcaATAGAAAAATTGTTTAAACGATTTATGCCAAATCCAGATGCATTTAAGATGGCTACTTCCACCTTAAACTGCAAAACAGTCTCAGTTTAATTCCCATAGTTGTGCTTTTCGAATTAGTAATGACGCCTTCTCACGCTTTTTAAGCATGTTTATATACATCAGGCACAAAGGCTTGGTGAGGCGGCAACatgtttctgaagaaaaatttCAAGGCACAAAGtcgaacaaaagaaaattttctttgaagaCCACAAATCCTTCTCGAGGACCTCGTCACAAATTCTACCCAAACTCATAATGTGCAGATTAAAGCATATGCACATCATGTAGCACATAAATGGGACACTAAACCAAGCACATAGAGACCCCTCTAAAGTCTAAACACACTCCAGCATCTGCCCTCGCGATCTGCCACATATATACTTTTACCAGATAACTAGTGCCCACTGTGCTATGGCCTCATTAGTGTGGATGCCCAGTTTTCAACTCTAACATAATAAACATTATCTTAAGGTCCTACTTATGCGATCACCAGACCTTCAGATACTTCTCCTTTCTAAATATCAAAGCACCACAAACTAGGACTAACCTCCACATGATACACCTCCAAATCTATAGTTCGGAGGAGCCATTAGAGCCCTGACCACTGTTATCTGTGCAAGCACACTAATCCATTGAGCCATCGTACATTATATTCAATCTTAATATTCTGAAATGCCCAAAAAGAGGAAAGTAAAATGGCTAATCTGCAGAACCTGAGAGTTGAGAAGcattgatattataaatgtgtTGCATTAACTGTAAAACTCCATGAAACAACATTTGTCCAACTTTAGCCAGCATCACCATGCCACATCCCTTTCAGGATGCATGACTCAGAGGTATCCCTGCACATTATGGTCAAAGAGTCCGACTCCAGGGACCAATGCTTGTAAGTTCACTTTTCCTGCTATAGTACTATCTGTGCAAGGAGTTTTGGTTGGGCAATTTTCCATGTAAAAAAGGAGATATGTTTCAAAGAGGGACGCAAATCGCTATTTGCCTAATCAGTTTATTTTTCGCATTTAAGCAGTCCAAGAAGTAGCCTAAAGGCTAGTGCTTGGCTGTTATGCAGAGTCTGAGACAGATATAAGAAGGTAAGGGTAAATTATGGTGTTAACAGCTACAATGCAATGGTAAAAGCTCATCATACATTACAGCTACACATGTTGTCCCAACAAAATAGAGAACTCTGCAAGAACTCCCCCTCTTTAACTGGCAAGTGGAACTTAAATAATGGCATGGCATAGCTAGAGTACATATGATCATGTTGGATTACAGCCTTCCAGTGAACCAAGAATACTTACTAGGTTTGCGGATATAAACTAAATTGCAGTCTAGCCCACAGTGACATATTTCCAGGTGAACAAGAAGTGTTGAAGACCAAACAGGAACTCAAAAAACTCACCCAATATAGAGCAAGCAATCCAAGTTCAGTAGCATGGATTCGCTACGCCTGCCTACTACCATGGGTGTCAGAGTTAAATAAATTCCAGcctaattattttactaatgtGATTTAAAGTGAACTACTcagatttaatatttatatcccATTAATCACTTCCTTGAATCAGTTCATTTAAAATGTTTGAATCATATACATCAATTCTCAAGCAAATTAACTTCAACTGATGCAACTGCAACCAACTCGAAAATGATGatcaaaaactaaatgaaGATTGCTTAACAATCATAACTCGTTCTAGTTGACAGGATTGAATTACAAAAGTTTACCTTCTTCAATCTCTTCTCAAGAGCATATGAAATGAcgtaaaaatttaacaaattaccTTTTCATAAAACAACATTGTTCTTAGTGATGATCATCAAAACAAGCAGACTCACAAAGTTTCAACCTTTCCTTCAAACAATGAGCGAGTAATAAACTGTTAATCATTCTTAATGCCTTTAAAATCACTAACCTTGAAGATATAATACAAAACTAGGGTGGAAGAAACCCCGATTTATAAAACCCTaagatcacaaaaataaaataaaataaaataaagttgggGGAGAGAAGGGGAGGACTCTAAAAATACCGATCCATAGAACCCCAATTACAGAAGCACACAATGCAAACGATCAAGAAAGCCCCAAAAAAAACCCTAACTAAAAAAGTAAACATCAGCCCTGCATAGACCGACACACAGAACCAAGACAAAGCGCCGtcgaaaacaaacaaaaatgcataaaCAAAGTCCCACTCATAAACTTGCTGTGATTCATGAATCGGTACTAACGGAAAATCTAACCTGATTTATTGGAATTGTAAACCAGTGAAAAACCGAAAGGTGTAAGTATATTTGTATCTATAAGTTGTGAATAGAGAGggggaggaagaggaagaggaagggttttcttctttctccttaAATAGGGATTGTGAAGGAACTTACATAGATAGATATGGACAATTTCGCACACAGTAACATGTATTGGTATGTGAGGACGGAAACGGAAAGGGAAAAGACACGTCTCAGCGCTGGTATACACGTAAGTGCACACGAAATCGGTAAAGCTGTGAAAATTCTCcgttacaaaaaaatgaataaa includes the following:
- the LOC105170140 gene encoding E3 ubiquitin-protein ligase RNF4; its protein translation is MSSQDQIRRYTRARSRKRMLDVDLNAVPPCESRDQEGPSSRTRSQDMQAAQEGDTAVPPPIDLEAFDDDVVISSPRAFAEAKNNSRRNRGRTVVVDVESEERSSRNKRRRVPTNQTIINCDLYINLEGSSNSTRKSGQSSELPTVPPPPPQEPTFSCPVCMGPLVEEMSTKCGHIFCKACIKAAIAAQSKCPTCRRRTTVKDIIRIYLPATRSA